aactaattacacatgtaaactgaGTAAtggtattattggcataaaccgacaattgctagtaatcgggtttctcatggtcaagtaaacgcaccaatcacctgtgtgttagactgagtggtgcgtgtctgtcgttgccacggtgatggtgtagctatgattgctaacgcgctgagggcagagaataacagaaatgcaGCTacaatccacacctcaaacaagataacctagacgcaaaactgtacgtccaatcccaaaaataaggatattttccgagacccaagactctgccgaaacccgagatattctttatatgtctgtgcagtcagaaatacgactctacctgcagtttcaaaaacgtgttccttctgctttcctggtgcatGTTTGTTAGGTTGCCAgagcgatggagcagctgtgatcgctaacgagctgggcacagagaaaaacgaacatttacctagcatccacacctcaaacaagttgacagacgcaaaactatacgtccaatcccaaaaataaggatactttccgagacccaagactctgccgaaaccagagatgtcctttatatttctgtgcggtcagaaatacgactctaccggcagtttcaaaatcttctggtttttgctttctctgacgattttgtcaccagatttgcattggtctctatggggcgaaagttggactttgtctcgctttcgtggggctctcaacaaatgtgtacgtctgttggattcaacagacaactgtctacgaccagcacaaaattagctatctattgatccaaaaatgaagcataaagagcgaaaattgtggcaatgctggcaaactagaaatattttttcaacgacatccgaagctgccctcaactctaaagcccaatttatacttatgTCGCCGACACTAttgaaatggtcgccgacgaaaaaaaaaaaagtgtcgctcaggctgctgcatttatacttcggcaaacagtcgcatgtgctcaaggttcgcgtgacgtaaacataatcattttaccgttacattcatagctatggttacattgtttaCGCTTTGTAGCCTACGTGATGATCGAGAAAATGGCTGTAGCTAATTTTGAGAGGCATTATAAAGGTGTGGATATGTTCTAACTTGCTCCGCCAATCTCTCCTTTATTCCTTCCATCTTAAACAGCTGTTGAGCGTTCACTGAAAATTCAAAACAATGAAATCAACTACGCGTGCCATCTATCTAGCCAATCATACTTGCGTGACACTTTGTGACGACATCAGCGacagtagaaatttctcctggtaggccACACTTTCAAGCGACGGTTAATTGTGTCGACCGTGACGCCATTTCTGTCGgtgaccttttcaaaagtgtctgcgacctaagtataaattgggcttaagcgtttcagtctgcactctagggtttcacgtacacaaccatgtaaatctcagaaacggcttgaaaaaaaatcatgaaacaatcagtgatattgaaaaaagttgaatagatatcaaaacgctgaattatttaaaaatagtttagggttttgtcaacattttaaagtttaaatggtggctctagctgaaagattgaggaagaaggatttggaagttgaagtttaaagtttgagaggatttgaaagaaaactccattggaaacccatgttaaaaatattgtgaatattgatttatattaattcaaggtacaaagctgaaaagtaatagcacccatggcctgaaacttgaattttttgatagctgaatggttttaatagctgaagatttgaaggcgctgaaaggtgtcttggaagaaatagaagtcgaataaagattcaaagaacaatacttggaatgttgaagcagcattccaacaataaagagaaacaggaaaacaatagtgagaatgcttaacagcattctcacaataaatatatatgtgagagaacaaaggttgtgccctaaATACAGGTTTGCAACTAATACATGGTTGAATACATGGTTCTAAGCTACTCACCAGTGGCGTCTCAGTGGTCTTCCGCTGCATTGTTTGAGCATGGGAGCTATGCACTGTGTGGTACCGACAAGTGCTTGGTCAAATGGAGGTTTTAGTGACTCCTACGTGTCCAAATGGTCAGTGCATTGAAGGGTTTGTTTACATCTATTTTGGATTGTTTTCAATGGAGACCCAGAGAAAGTCAGTGTGAGAAGGAGGGCGGCGTTTGCAATAAATATCCAAGAAGCAAATGGATCAATGGAAATTAAAAGCATCATTTATTCAGGACAAGTCAAtcgtttcaacaacaacaactttaTCTTGAATGTGTAAACAGGAAAAAAGTCACAATGATGTTTCTCAAGACAATGTACAACTCAACAACTCAATGTAGCAacagaagggccagtgaacacACATTACCTTCTTCGTTGAGTCCATCTTTAagatggacccaaacacagaggTGACCCTGGCCTTCACCTCGTCCAGCCGTGACAGCACGTCAAAGCTGTACACGGTCAGCAGCCAGACGGGTGTGGGCACCGGCGgcatgggtggtggtggtggaaacTGCCGCCGCCCGGTGCCCAAGGCCAGAAAGGGCTCGCACTCGCCGAGATACTGCATCGTGCACCGCATCCAGGCTTCACTGTGGCTCTCGCACAGCTTGGTGTAGAGCTGAGTGGCGCCGTTTCCCAAAGCGTGCTCCCTCAGCATGGAAACTACCCGCAGGTCGCAGGACAACCTGAAAAGGTAGTGgggcagaggggaaaagagCAGAGGCGCTTAATACTTGGACATCATGATAgggtattattttatattttttgagAACAAACGTTTTTTTCTCACCTGTATGTGAGGACAGCCGGAAAGAGGCAGCGGTGTGCTGCGTCCAGCTGCCTCACGATGCCCTGCGACCATGCCACAACCTTCTTCGTACACAGAGAGCATGCCAGGTACTCAGTGGCCATGAGATACCAGGCATCGATGTCTAAGACTTTCCGGATAGTCTTGGTGTACAGCCCAGCCTTGCGCATGTTGCCTGtgcaggcaggctgggggcATGTCAGCTTGAATGCCCATAAGCGAACGGGCATCCAGAGAAACAGCCGACAAGCGAAGAAGGCGTCTGGCGATGCGGGTGGCTGGCTGTGGACCGGCCGGGGCTGCGGAGGCTCGTACCAGAGCTGGAGATCTGGACAAACCTCCGCTCGGTTGTTCTTCCACACGAAGAGCACCCGGCCGATCCACCGTTGCTGGCCAGTACTGAGCTTGCCCCGCCAGCCAGGGGGGCAAAACTGTGTGAGAGAAATTTTAATTCAGTTCACGTGCTAAACTTTCAATGAGTTATGTACAAAATAGCACACAACCATCACTAATCATTTACCTCAGCACTGTCCCTCGgctccaggaggaggggggcatttTGACGAGGGAGAgccctgtcctcttcctccctcgttGGGGCTGGGGGCGCCCCCAACGCCACACTGATGCTACGAAAAGGCGGAGGCAATTTTGAAACTGTCACAACCTTACCCGtccttgtgtgtgaatgtgtttgaggGAGAAGAAAAACATGTCACACGGTTTAAAATAGACAACAACTCCTCAAGAGAAATAACTAAGGCTGGAAACCAAGTGTTATACTTACAGTCTTCGTATTCGTCAACCACCATGGCCAGCTCTGCGTCTCGGTGGTGGTGCAGCAGAGCTGGCCGCTGAGGAGACGCCACTGAGTGGGGAAGAAGACGGCGTGAGACGGAGGTCGTTTTCCACTTTAACCACAACAGTCCATCTATGTATAGCTCACCTGGTGCTGCAGGCTTGATGACCCTGAGCATGTTGGCCTGCAGCGCCTGGGGACTCAGAGTGGACGGCTGCCCCAGGTACTGAGAGACGTCCGAGTCCAGGAGcctgtaaaaacacacacaacagtttaATACGGACAAAGGGGGAGGCGCACGTCAGAAGCCCGTTCGTGGAGACGACAACACGTCCTACCCCTTTTTCCTGGGCTggaacggaggggggggggggcgccggAAGGCAGAGGGGCCGGGGtcgctgctggtgctgctggccaCGGCCGATGACGTGGCCGTGGCGGACCACAGCCTGGCCGCCCGCGCCCGGTCGTCTCTCTTCTTGATGTAGTTGATGGCCGTGGCATCTGTCACCTCAGCCAGTTGACGAATCTGAAAAAGGTCAGAGTTAGACCTTGGTGTCGAATACAGTCAAAGCGTTGTTTTGTTCAGGAGCAAACGCTCTTACTcgactctccccttctcctttgaGTCGTACAAGTCCTTGACCAGCTCCAACTCGTACCGCCCGAAGCCAACAAGGGATTCACCGCCCTCTCTCGCCACGGCGCACGCCTTGTGGAACCTGCAGAAGACAAGAAGGTTTAGTTTCTGATATGGGTGCGGACAAAGAACACCACCAACACTTGGACTCACTTGAGCGCTTCCACAAGCTCAGGGAAGGCGTGCGCGTAGCGACAGAGGGCGTCCTTGTTGGACATCAGGGCAGACTGGGAGCTGgtcctctcccgctccctcagaTGGGAGTTGAGGAGCGGGAGGGTGTAGCCCACGTCGTTCTCCAACAGCCACTTGAAGGAACGACGCCGGTACTTCCCGAACTGCAGCCGGTGCTGGCTCAGCACCAGCCGGGCCGTACCGGGGTCTCCCCCCTGGGAGACGACGTGGGCGCGCGCCTCGGCCTCCGCCTCCGTCAGGACTCGGGCTCCTGGCGGGGGTTTGGGGACGCTCAGGGCCTCCGGGGTGGCCGTGAGCACCAGGTCCCCCTTGGGGGTTTTTTCGGAAATTTGGATTTTCCATCTAGAAGAGACAAAAACACAGTGAACCTGTTttagctgtcaatcaaaatgtcATATTTTGCCCTCGCCGATCCCAAGGTGAGCACCCACGCTTGTTAAAGGGACCGAGCGACGCGAGTCTGCACTAGAAAAACAAGCTAATGGGGCGCTCGCTTTGCACACAAATGACGAGTTTGACAGCAACCTAGATTAAACTCAGACCCTCTGGTTGTCTTCACAATCGtcatatctttaaaacaattCCCCCCTTTTGATTTTTGATGCAGATTTGACCCAAGCACGAAATTAGCAAAATACTATCAGACGCtgatcgacaacagctgccgCAATCGTCgatggaggctgacggggctctcgcctagcaaacaaatcaaagtttttacagcaacctacataaAAATGTCACCATCTGACTGTCTTCACAGTCGTTATATCTTCTCAAAATTGCCATCCTTCTGTTTTtgggtgtagaattgaccgaactgtgAAAGTAGGAAAATACTACAGTATGACGCGTCAGAGCATGGCCGCCGCCCAAGAAGACTATATGTGGGctcacgggcgacccgcacttGCTCAAATTGCAAGACTTTTgagacccaaatcaaaattccgaGACTACAGTTCAACTCCAAATCGCTTTCTCAACAAAGCACAACGGTTGTGATGTTTCTCTTTGATTCTCTGAATCAAAGCTCGAACTTGCGGGCTACAACGTCTCTATGGTAGACTACACAGCTAGCGACTACAAACCTTGCACGGAACATTTTCAGTTGCTTCAAACTAAAGATCGAAACATCTTTAACGGCTCAAACTCAGGCTACAGCTACAAAAGACGACGTTTTCGCTAACCATgataaataatattttttaaaaCAAAGTATTGAATTAGGTAGGACTCACGGTAATCGTTATCTCGTAGTCTCTTTCGTGAAGGTATCGAAATGAATTCTGAAAGAAATTTCAATGTAGCCGCCGCTCTTAATATTCGTAACGGTGAGCTGTGATTGGCCGCTCAatttaaagtcccaaacctgacttgaattagtttaattagtcaagcgggactaaagcggttccataaaggccaatttcagctcacgcactCACGCGTcatcatttgaaatcacaaactaccatacGTGTAATGTGGCTATGGTGtgtataaatgtagcctacatattgaactgatgagaataagaaaatgagttGATGAGGTTTTTTTGGGAGGAAGTGGGGTTGAAGATGTCAACAGAGTAGCCATGTGCTCGAAGGCAAAACAGTAGCatttagaaccgaaactgtactgtactgtagctagtggtacgtgccagtggagcgagtggtaagTATcaagtgcctccactggtaagTGACattagctagtggtacgtgccagtgcctctactggcacctagtggtacgtgccagtggagctagtggtacgtgacagcgccttACACTggcacatgacagttactgttctgttgatagtggtatgcaagtgCCTGACATTTTAGAACgggagaacaggctataaacttgtatttaacattttagaataggagaataggctataaacttttatttttcgAAATATAAGTTAAACTGTTTGTGCTGCTAACAGACTCTAAACCATACTTTTGACGTCTTACTACACTTAGCTTACCATACAAAGTAGTACATTTAGTTAGacattgtgttggtgtgactgtaatgtaaagcagacttgtaaCACGTATTGACTTAGTAAAAACttattttactcagagtaaTTGAATTTAAGCGTCTATTAATTGTATATTAAACATAAATGCCAAATAATTTAACATAGAAAATTATATATTGGGAGGGatatgagggagtcaggtggctgagcggttaggcaaTCGGGCTAGTAGTCAGAAGGTTGCCGATTTGATTCCCCCGTCATTCCccaaaaatgacgttgcgtccttgggcaaggcacttcaccctacttgcctcggggatgtccctgtacttactgtaagtcgctctggataagagtgtctactaaatgtaaatgtatatttaagTAAATATAAAAAAGTAGGCTACAACTGTTTCAGTATCCActtaacaaaacacacagaattCAGAAAGATCCATCTTATATCTTAGGAAAACGTTATAGCCTAGGGCTATAATGTTAAAGAAGGCTATTCTAACTGTCTTGCAACAGTCACATAGCGTATCGGTCCTATTGTCTTGTGACACTGTGCCTCCTAGTTACTTGGTTTAAACAAGAGCACTGTTGGCCCTTACAGTTATACAACATTTTACTTTAGTGTTGGTGCAATCAATGGCGGGTAAGCTGACattttctgatttctgattctaACAATCAATTTGGTTTTGAAATAAGGTCAAAAGATAGGCAAATTAGATAGGCTATTTGACTGTATGACATTGTTTTACTGCAAATGGTAGGCTATATTTGTCGATAGTAGTGTGGCTATTTGTAAGAGCACAAATCCCCGCTGTCCTGTTATCGTTGTCTCTGCAGACTGCCACTGCTGCTCGACACTCATAGGCCTAATGTCTGCTATTAGGCCTATCTTTTTTAACACAAACTGTATATTAGTCGAttgtatagggagtcagatggctgagcggtgagggaagcgggctagtaatctgaaggttgccagttcgattcccagccgtgccaaatgacgttgtgtccttgggcaaggcacttcaccctacttgcttcctgtacttactgtaagtcgctctggataagagcgtctgccaaatgactaaatgtataggcCTATGTATTTGGGTTAACATCAGAAGCGTCGATCACCGGTCGTATGATTGAAGTGAAGagtgaaaaaaatatttgcacTCGACAAAATTTCAGGagcctgctttcttgacttttcctagatatGTGTTTTATCATCCAGtattttttaattttcaaaatcacacttggaaaagatagtttaaaGCTATTTTGTATGTTAAGTTGGTGCTAGCTGCACAATTCAGCCATTTTCctatggagttagattagtttcataattcacaaacaaacgtaacacgattcacaaatgtatttcatgattcacaaataaatgtaacgccattcacaaatgtatttcgtgattcacaaatgtaacgcgattcacaaataaatgaccccattacatttgtttgcaacctgacaaatacgagttacaaatcggagaacacaagttacaaatcggagatcacgagttacaaatccctgcatttgtgtgtgtggatttttggaactttcctgacgcgcttagattcacaaatgcattttttctaaaagatattctctgcagcctatcagatgtctcttccaattttagccaatcacagctagcttgctaaacgTTAGCCTAGGAAACGCTTAAAATTACTAAACATGGATCCTGCCATTCTCAAGAATATTCAATCACGTATGATAATCGGTTTAATAAGATTAACAAGCAATATTTCACCTACATGCTACCAGACGACATTGCTCGTGATCTGAAGGAGACATTTTGTCCGTTATTATGGCAGGTTGTTTAAGTCCACATAGACACGTTAatgtgattggctaaaattTGAAGAGACGatctgataggctgcagagaatatctttttgaaaaaatgcatttgtgaatcaatgcgcgtcaggaaagttccaaaaatccacacaaatgcagggatcggctgcggctgcatgaaacgactgGCGAGAGATACAGCTTGCAGTCGGTTAGGAGTTAAAAACGGctcagtttttatttttattgttgaaAGATTGGTAGCCTATACAAACAAGAATTATACAAACAAGCATTATACAAACAAGCAGTATACAAACAAGCAGTATACAAACAAATAACGATTACATCTTCCTGCTTCCAGTGACCAAGCCTCTAATGAAGTCGAACACATATTTTGTCTCCACAAACTTTGCACACGACTTCTTCCTTCACAATGAAAGTCATAATTTACTATACACTGCCTAACATAACAGGCCACTCAATAATATATCCTAAAATAGGACCCCCATTGTGCTGTGAGTGAATCAAGAAACTTTGGAGATACAGAAATAGTTATTTTCCATTGTAGACCACCTTGGCATTGGATGGGCAGAGACTATTGGTTCAGGTGTGAGTCAGTGTCACATTGCTAATTGCATTTTCTTGTTGTGTTCAAGGTCTAAGCCAATATTCGAATTCAGCTCACCCGACGACTTGCCTGTTGGGGAAGATGACTGCAGGTACTGTCGCACTCTGACAGCAGCGTCTCAACAACATTTCCAGCAAAGGCACATGAAGTATGCTGTGTATTTTATAGATGGTGGCAAAGGTAAGCCTATCTTCTCATTTTCTTCCCTCATTTTAATGTGGTTACACTAAATCCCCTTTTAGCCTAGTTTGACCTTAGTGGACTGTGGGAGATCCCCCAAAAAGCAGTTATGAATCATTGTGTTAACAACCTACGCAAAACCAAAACCTACTCAATTTCTCAACAGAGAAGTTCACGATTCCTTGCCTTTGTGAAAAAGGAACAGATTACAAACGGAGCCATTGGCACTGTCcaaagtgtgagaaagagatttCGAGACAAAAAAACGTTGAAGTCCACCTTGAAAAACATGGTAATTTGCCTAATGCATTATTGCCTACAGGAAAATATTTGTTGACAAATCTGAGTCATCTGTACCTGCATGCTAAATAAAAACTTAATGGCAACTGTCTTATAGGATGTCTGCTTGGTGAGAGAACTGGTGATCAAGGTAGTCCCTATCTTTACTTTTACTTATCtacctacattttacatttagtcatttagcagaggctcttatccagagcgacttacagtaagtacagggacattctccccgaggcaagtagggtgaagtgccttgcccaaggacacaacgtcatttgcaaaTGCCGTGTGCCATGGCAAATATAAGTGGAAAACCAGGTGTTGAATGTAAACACCTTCGCAGAGTCCAGTTGGCATCCCCTTATAAAAAAAACAGCTCCTTTACAAATGTCCTCAGTGCATTCAATGGTGGACAAAGGCTTGATTTCAAAGGGAAAAGAAAAGGAATGCACAGACGtgcatgaatgagcagcaaaagaAGGAGCATTCCCAGTTTACCCCGTATTTTAAGAGGAGCATGGCTATTCAGGACGTTATGTCTACTTTTCGGTTTTCACTGGCACGGTGGAATCCTGGAGTTGTTTTGGCAGAACACGTGTGTCCTTTGACAAGGTCAAGGGAAAATGGTTCTGTCTGTGCAGCAGTGCGAAAAAAGTAAATCACTGcacccatatatatatatggacaTGTGGTGGCTCTTCCAGGAGAAACACGAGCTTCTAGTCGAAGAGAGACACACCAGCAGTAGTGAaagtgaagaaaaagaaaatgtgtcTGGCCAGTCCATAGACATATTGTCTGAAAATCAGATTCAGGTGATGACAGATTACCTCTGGGAACATAAAAGGATCCCTGAAATCCTGCCACCTGATTTAAAGCGGGAATCAAAAGATGTCCCAGAGATGTTTCAGCCAAACGAGACAATTTGTCCATACTGTCCAGGGCCAACACCTCCTGAACTATCAGAACCTAGAGTGGTAACCACCAATGCCTCAGTGTATGGATTGCTTTTAGTTCAGAGAGGTCAGTTTAAGAGTATTTTCCATGTCAACATCTCAGAGGTAAAGTTAAGGCCAAAGTTTAATTTATGTTTATTGCCAATATCTGAACTCTTTTTCAACTTTTTATTCAGGAGTCAAAGTTGCAGTGAAAACCTGCCCACTATGCAAAGCACAGGTTTGATTTCAAGAATATACCTCGGCCTACCACAATTTCAACAACAGAATTCTGCTGAGTATCCCGCTGTGTTCAATGCTTACCACAGCAATTAAGGTATGTCAGATCATATACCTACTGTGTCATGGTTACATCCATTATGGTAATATAGCATGGTTACATATTAAGAGAAATGTCCGAAATTAGAACAACATGACGATTGGCCGGTTCCTGTCGATAACGGAAGATCACCTGGAAACTAGGATCCATCACAACACTGTCAGAAAGGCCTAATTTGCAGGTCTTTTCAACTGACACTTTCTAATACTTGAAATGCTTTTTATGTTTGATTATAGGAACAAgatcaaaaaaaacattttgcagtGAGCTGACCTACTCAGGATTTGCACAGAGGGTTTTATCTGATTGTCCCCAGGTCAAAATTGAGTCTGACAGACCGCTACCGGCTGCACATCTCTGCTGCCGATCTTCTCTTTGTGCTGACGCTTCCGTTCTGGGCAGCGGATGCCGCCCTGACGGACTGGCGTTTCGGATTAGGCACCTGTGTGGCCGTGCACGTCATCTACACGGTGAACCTGTATGGGAGTGTGCTCATCCTGGCCTTCATCAGTCTGGACCGCTACCTAGCCGCGGTCAAAGCAACAGACgcgcacacctcacacacgaGACGGCTACTGGCACAGAGACTGGTGTTTGTAGGTGAGCTACGTCTCTAGCCTcatcccttatctctctctcacgacGTGCCCATGCTTCAGATGTACAGAGGTACATCTTCACTTGTATTCTCCATCTCCTGGTCTAACCACcgaatctcctctttgtctcccctcaccccctctccttttccaggAGCCTGGCCGCCTGCGGCTCTCTTGGCAGTGTCAGACATAGTGTTTGCCAGGACTTGGGAAGCAGGAGATGGGACGATTGTGTGCCAGCGCTTATACCCAGCTGACAACGCTCCTCTCTGGGTGTCAGTGttccacctgcagctggtgttgGTGGGCTTGGTGGTACCGGGCCTAGTTTTGCTGGCGTGTTACTGTGTCATCGTGTCCAGGCTGACCCGCAGCGGGCCTCTGcaggggcagagacagaagCGCAGAGCTGTCAGGACCACTGTGGCGTTGGTCCTCTGCTTCTTCCTGTGTTGGCTCCCGTATGGTGCTGGCATCACTGTGGATGCCCTCATGCGCCTAGAGGTCCTTCCCAGGGGCTGcagtctggaggtggtgctgggtGTGTGGCTGGCGGTGGCTGAACCGATGGCATTTTCCCACTGCTGTCTAAACCCGCTGCTGTATGCCTTCCTGGGGGCGGACTTCAAGAGGTCCACCAGACGGGAGGACTCAACACTCGGTCGCCTCGTCTCCAGTCTGAAGATTCCACCTCCTAGACGCCCAGGAACCTCTACTACCACAGAGTCTGAGTCATTTAGTCTACACTCCAGCTAACAGAATATGGGTGTGgatcagtggcgatttctttaagactgcaagggaagctcagcgtccCCTAAAATTTCAACcaattaatggtcaaatatttactattgtgttaacattttatgcgttagaacacgttcatatcgaaggcgagttctttcagaatcagctacatatattagcatgtcgactgactgatttccttctcatacattcctgtagcgtcacagtgcatttccctgttgaagctcagcttccatggacttcaatggggctgcttttaacagtttttttcagtgcttcgaaactatacggtcattggatgaatgctgagattatgtcccgcctcggaagctattcaagctcagtgGATTgcggattttgcaactgtagttgaaagacaaactgcagcaacctatttcttggtatttgcttggcgaaattgctaaccaattttacatttattcacatttattcatttagcagacgcttttatccaaagcgacttccaagagagagctttacaaagtgcataggtcactgatcataacaacaagatagccaaaaaacatcgcgagtagccaaaacatgaagcacacattgtgaacaaccaaagtaagtgccaaagggaagaaccataagagcatgtagttaaacaagtcacaaccaaaacacatgaacagctataagtgcaagtgtacctgtggaaaaaagcaagcaacagtaataaaacaatatatcacagcgagaaccaaaaatttaaatcagttaccactaaccacaagagcaactctaagcaagtctctaagcaagagtcattgtgatccttgaggaaactaacatcgggtcaagcgaaccgttcctaagtaccgttgtactcccggaacaagtgcgtcttgagccttttcttgaaggtggagagacagtcagtgtctctgatggaggtggggagttgattccaccactggggggccagacaggagaagagcttgtgttgggaccgggcggtcttgagcggtgggaccaccaggcggttgtctgaagaagaccgtaggtggcgggtgggggtgtaaggctgcaggagagacttgatgtagacgggtgcagtcccgttcactgctcggaaggtcaataccagggtcttgaatctgatacgggccatgataggtagccagtggagagagatgaggagcggggtaacatgggagcgtctgggtagattgtagaccaggcgggccgccgcgttctgaatcctctgaagagggcgggttgcacatgctgggagaccagcgagcagcgagttgcaatagtccaactt
The window above is part of the Osmerus mordax isolate fOsmMor3 chromosome 1, fOsmMor3.pri, whole genome shotgun sequence genome. Proteins encoded here:
- the LOC136947545 gene encoding C-X-C chemokine receptor type 4-like, translating into MTAEKFTIPCLCEKGTDYKRSHWHCPKCEKEISRQKNVEVHLEKHEEHGYSGRYVYFSVFTGTVESWSCFGRTRVSFDKVKGKWSKLSLTDRYRLHISAADLLFVLTLPFWAADAALTDWRFGLGTCVAVHVIYTVNLYGSVLILAFISLDRYLAAVKATDAHTSHTRRLLAQRLVFVGAWPPAALLAVSDIVFARTWEAGDGTIVCQRLYPADNAPLWVSVFHLQLVLVGLVVPGLVLLACYCVIVSRLTRSGPLQGQRQKRRAVRTTVALVLCFFLCWLPYGAGITVDALMRLEVLPRGCSLEVVLGVWLAVAEPMAFSHCCLNPLLYAFLGADFKRSTRREDSTLGRLVSSLKIPPPRRPGTSTTTESESFSLHSS